The Chitiniphilus purpureus sequence ACACGTCCTCGGCCGATTCGACCAGCTTGGCGCCGTCCTTGATCAGACGATGACAGCCACGGGCCACCGGCGAGTGGATCGAGCCGGGAATCGCGAATACCTCGCGCCCCAGTTCGGCCGCCTGCCTGGCCGTGATCAGCGAGCCACTGCCCAGCGCCGCCTCGATCACCAGCGTGCCGCGCGCCAGGGCGGCGATCAGCCGGTTGCGCCGCGGGAAATGCTCGGCACGCGGCATCGCGCCCAGCGCAAACTCCGACACGATCAGCCCTTGCTGCACGATCTGATGGGCCAAAGTGCGATTGGCCGCCGGGTAGACGCGATCAAGCCCCGTGCCGACCACGGCAACGGTCGAGCCCGGCCCGGAAAGGCCGCCGCGATGCGCTGCGGCATCGATGCCGGCCGCCAAACCGCTGACCACCGGATAGCCCGCCTGACTCAAGGCCCCGGCAAAGGCATAGGCATTGTCGAGCCCCTGCGGCGTGGCGTTGCGGCTGCCGACCACCGCCAATGCATCCAGGGCAAGCAGACCCTTGTTTCCCTTGAGGAACAGCACGGCAGGCGCGTCGGGCAGATCGAGCCAGACGCGGGGATATTCGTCGTCGGCCAGGGTCAGGAGATGGTTGCCCGGCTCGGACAGCCAGGCGAGGTGCGCGTCCACCGCTGCGTCGCAGGCCCCGTCGCGCGCGGCAAACCAGGGCTCGATCAGCTCGCCCGGCAACAGCGGCGCGAGTGCGGTGCGGGCGGCGCCAAGCGCAGCCTCGGGGTTCCCGAAGCTGCGCAGCAGCGCCAGTTGCCGCCGGGGCCCGACACCCGGCACCAGCGCAAAGCGCAGCCAAGTGCGGGCATCGGCGC is a genomic window containing:
- the dprA gene encoding DNA-processing protein DprA, which gives rise to MTGADARTWLRFALVPGVGPRRQLALLRSFGNPEAALGAARTALAPLLPGELIEPWFAARDGACDAAVDAHLAWLSEPGNHLLTLADDEYPRVWLDLPDAPAVLFLKGNKGLLALDALAVVGSRNATPQGLDNAYAFAGALSQAGYPVVSGLAAGIDAAAHRGGLSGPGSTVAVVGTGLDRVYPAANRTLAHQIVQQGLIVSEFALGAMPRAEHFPRRNRLIAALARGTLVIEAALGSGSLITARQAAELGREVFAIPGSIHSPVARGCHRLIKDGAKLVESAEDVLGELGWGGSRSAPPRAADVAAVATPDGDEGKVLQAAGYDPVDFDTLLARCNLTADRLCAILLGLEMNGAIAALPGGRYQRR